The Polymorphobacter megasporae genome window below encodes:
- a CDS encoding alkaline phosphatase family protein, with translation MKLIQAIVALVAAGSLVAGCNDNSSPTTVAPTGPTPLAATRTIIMVWDGLRPDDVNTTDTPNLAALKAAGAAFNDNHSTYPTFTMMNSSSFATGSFPKTSGFYGNTFWTPPQGTGNTIPVGLAAGGTAQDYVDPVFTEDYQVLTTLNTYYSGQLLLVKNLFAAAQGAGLVTATIGKSGAAYLQDLGKGGYFLDENTVKPRLLVTELQNANIALPLNVTKDYTGTDLVTLSATNGNPTARAGYITFNTTAYDPAGALTVPARDSTDTTQGAPEDAANKYMMSVFANYILPNKKPMLSLIWFRTPDNVEHGYGPGTANVKAGLRSQDARLGELMAALKAQGIDKTTNIIVVSDHGHSTVSGPLALYPLRAITPSATAPNGAPVNGATSGTSAAALGAASSTGFSFSGDVRSADLLTYRGFAAYDGSGCVTSAMYGLSATGAATVPVKNDASGALCGAANTKYQSISATLPTPIASFKVPAPGSLPAGGIVVAANGGSDYFYVPGHDPAVIQRLVKTLQQREEYGAIFVDSRYGAIPGTLTMAQVNLENGTRQNNGQPDVVVSFAWDDTVSVQGKPGIEFESTGGQRGMHGSFGTTDVHNTLIANGPSFTAGAVTNPSGNVDVAPTVAYLLGVSLPNADGRILNEALVTPLSGTKPTVTPTTVAASTATGLAFELPTDPTGATRDTTRTAGTYSINLAVKDLAVDGKTYRYFDSAAAVRK, from the coding sequence GTGAAACTGATCCAAGCCATCGTTGCTCTGGTTGCCGCGGGCAGCCTGGTCGCGGGTTGTAACGACAACTCGTCGCCGACCACCGTAGCACCGACCGGCCCGACGCCGCTCGCCGCGACGCGGACGATCATCATGGTCTGGGACGGCCTCCGCCCCGACGACGTCAACACCACCGACACGCCGAACCTCGCCGCGTTGAAGGCGGCTGGCGCAGCGTTCAACGACAACCACTCGACGTATCCGACCTTCACGATGATGAACTCGTCGTCGTTCGCGACCGGATCGTTCCCGAAAACCTCGGGCTTCTACGGCAACACCTTCTGGACGCCCCCGCAGGGGACCGGCAACACGATCCCGGTCGGGCTCGCCGCCGGTGGCACCGCGCAGGACTATGTCGACCCGGTGTTCACCGAAGATTATCAGGTCCTGACGACGCTCAACACGTATTACAGCGGCCAGCTGCTGCTGGTGAAGAACCTGTTCGCCGCCGCGCAGGGCGCCGGTCTGGTCACCGCGACGATCGGCAAGAGCGGCGCGGCGTATCTTCAGGATCTCGGCAAGGGCGGCTATTTCCTCGACGAGAATACCGTCAAGCCGCGGCTCCTCGTGACCGAACTGCAGAACGCGAACATCGCGCTGCCGCTCAACGTGACCAAGGATTACACCGGCACCGACCTCGTCACGCTGTCGGCGACGAACGGCAACCCGACCGCGCGCGCCGGCTACATCACCTTCAACACGACGGCGTACGACCCCGCCGGCGCGCTGACGGTTCCCGCCCGCGATTCGACCGACACGACGCAGGGCGCCCCCGAGGACGCGGCGAACAAGTACATGATGTCGGTGTTCGCCAATTATATCCTGCCGAACAAGAAGCCGATGCTGTCGCTGATCTGGTTCCGGACCCCCGACAACGTCGAGCACGGCTATGGTCCGGGCACGGCCAACGTCAAGGCGGGCCTGCGCTCGCAGGATGCGCGCCTCGGCGAACTGATGGCGGCGCTCAAGGCGCAGGGCATCGACAAGACGACCAACATCATCGTCGTCTCCGACCACGGCCACTCGACCGTCTCGGGTCCGCTGGCGCTCTATCCGCTGCGGGCGATCACGCCGTCGGCGACCGCGCCGAACGGTGCGCCGGTCAACGGTGCGACGAGCGGCACCAGCGCTGCGGCGCTCGGTGCGGCGTCGAGCACCGGCTTCTCGTTCTCGGGCGACGTCCGCTCGGCCGACCTGCTGACGTATCGCGGTTTCGCCGCGTATGACGGCAGCGGCTGCGTGACGAGCGCGATGTACGGCCTGAGCGCGACGGGCGCGGCAACGGTGCCGGTCAAGAACGACGCGAGCGGTGCCCTGTGTGGCGCGGCGAACACCAAGTACCAGTCGATCAGCGCGACGCTGCCGACGCCGATCGCCAGCTTCAAGGTACCCGCACCAGGTAGCCTGCCGGCCGGCGGCATCGTCGTCGCGGCAAATGGCGGGTCGGACTACTTCTACGTCCCCGGCCATGATCCGGCGGTCATCCAGCGCCTCGTCAAGACGCTCCAGCAGCGTGAGGAATACGGCGCGATCTTCGTCGACAGCCGCTACGGAGCGATACCGGGCACGCTGACGATGGCGCAGGTCAACCTCGAGAACGGCACCCGCCAGAACAACGGCCAGCCCGACGTCGTCGTCTCCTTCGCGTGGGACGACACCGTCAGCGTCCAGGGCAAGCCCGGGATCGAGTTCGAGAGCACCGGCGGCCAGCGCGGCATGCACGGCAGCTTCGGCACCACCGACGTCCACAATACGCTAATCGCCAACGGTCCGTCGTTCACGGCCGGGGCGGTGACCAACCCGTCGGGTAACGTCGACGTCGCCCCGACCGTCGCCTACCTGCTCGGCGTCTCGCTGCCGAACGCCGATGGGCGCATCCTCAACGAGGCGCTGGTCACGCCGCTGAGCGGGACGAAGCCGACGGTGACGCCGACGACGGTTGCCGCGTCGACCGCGACGGGGCTGGCGTTCGAGCTGCCAACCGATCCGACCGGCGCAACGCGCGACACGACACGGACTGCCGGGACGTACTCGATCAACCTCGCGGTCAAGGACCTCGCGGTCGACGGCAAGACCTACCGCTACTTCGACTCGGCGGCGGCGGTTCGCAAGTAA
- a CDS encoding threonine ammonia-lyase → MTALDAALPLPIDYADVLAARVAIGDAVIRTPCLHSRTLSEMTGAEVWLKFENLQFTAAYKERGALNKLLSLTEEQRLRGVIAASAGNHAQGLAYHAKRLGIPTTIVMPRHAPAVKVRQTEGHGASVILHGESFDDAAAHAHKLTIERHLTYVPPFDDALIMAGQGTVALEMLEDVPQLDTLIVPIGGGGLISGMATVAKALKPDMMVVGVEAELYPSMYAKLNGQTMPCDGDTLAEGIAVKVPGELTFRVVQALVDDILLVGERDLERAVSLLLTIEKTVVEGAGAAGLAALLAHGQAFRGRKVGLVLCGGNIDTRLLANVLLRDLARSGRLARLRIRLKDRPGQLFEVARVFDRLQVNILEVYHQRVFTTLPAKGLITEIECETRDRDHLDRLVEALRAAGYDVRQVELD, encoded by the coding sequence ATGACCGCACTCGACGCCGCCCTGCCCCTGCCGATCGATTATGCCGACGTCCTCGCTGCGCGCGTGGCGATCGGCGACGCGGTGATCCGCACGCCCTGCCTCCACAGCCGGACGCTGTCGGAGATGACCGGGGCCGAGGTGTGGCTCAAGTTCGAGAACCTCCAGTTCACCGCCGCCTACAAGGAGCGCGGCGCGCTCAACAAACTTCTGTCGCTGACCGAGGAGCAGCGCCTGCGTGGCGTCATCGCGGCGTCGGCGGGCAACCACGCGCAGGGCCTCGCGTATCACGCCAAGCGCCTCGGCATTCCGACGACGATCGTCATGCCGCGCCACGCACCCGCCGTGAAAGTCCGCCAGACCGAGGGGCACGGCGCGAGCGTCATCCTCCACGGCGAGAGCTTCGACGACGCCGCCGCGCACGCCCACAAGCTGACGATCGAGCGTCACCTGACCTATGTCCCGCCGTTCGACGACGCGCTGATCATGGCGGGACAGGGCACCGTCGCGCTCGAGATGCTCGAGGACGTGCCGCAGCTCGACACGCTGATCGTGCCGATCGGCGGCGGCGGGCTGATTTCGGGGATGGCGACGGTCGCCAAGGCATTGAAGCCTGACATGATGGTCGTCGGCGTCGAGGCTGAACTGTACCCGTCGATGTACGCCAAGCTCAACGGCCAGACGATGCCGTGCGATGGCGACACGCTCGCCGAGGGCATCGCGGTCAAGGTGCCGGGCGAGCTGACCTTCCGCGTCGTGCAGGCGCTCGTCGATGATATCCTGCTGGTCGGCGAGCGCGATCTCGAACGCGCGGTGTCGCTGCTGCTGACGATCGAGAAGACCGTCGTCGAGGGTGCCGGCGCGGCGGGACTCGCGGCGCTGCTCGCGCACGGCCAGGCGTTCCGCGGGCGCAAGGTCGGGCTGGTGCTGTGCGGCGGCAACATCGACACCCGGCTGCTGGCGAACGTCCTGCTGCGCGACCTTGCGCGGTCGGGGCGGCTGGCGCGGCTGCGGATCCGGCTCAAGGACCGCCCGGGGCAGTTGTTCGAAGTCGCGCGGGTGTTCGACCGGCTCCAGGTCAACATCCTCGAAGTCTACCACCAGCGCGTGTTCACCACCCTCCCCGCCAAGGGCCTGATCACCGAGATCGAGTGCGAGACGCGCGACCGCGACCATCTCGACCGGCTGGTCGAAGCACTGCGCGCAGCGGGCTATGATGTGCGACAAGTCGAACTGGATTAG